A genomic region of Cygnus atratus isolate AKBS03 ecotype Queensland, Australia chromosome 13, CAtr_DNAZoo_HiC_assembly, whole genome shotgun sequence contains the following coding sequences:
- the ASB12 gene encoding ankyrin repeat and SOCS box protein 12 produces MKVVLRRQTKKMSLMDITKIFSMLQPREDEEGNRESEELNQAVSEDDYQTLDRLLSQDRYKRVINSRSGWGVPSTPLRLAASKGHLRSLEVLLAHGAEVDSLDVKAQTPLFTAVSNGHLECVKALLEAGASPSGSIYNNSSPLLTAARDGDLGILQQLLDHGAEANVHARVPEWAANSAACSGPLYLAAVYGHLACFRMLLLYGADPNYNCTEEKMIARIKEPKTLLEICLRHGCRREFIKLLLDFGADVYLPKVTVEKMPPGSEGLELLLQARAHPKSLMSQSRLAVRRLLKQAGHAQALGELDIPPVLVSYLRHQL; encoded by the exons ATGAAAGTGGTACTCAGGAGACAGACCAAAAAAATGAGCCTAATGGATATCACTAAGATATTCTCCATGCTCCAGCccagagaagatgaagaaggTAACAGAGAAAGCGAGGAGCTGAACCAAGCAGTATCCGAGGATGATTATCAAACCCTTGACAGGCTCCTGAGCCAAGACAGGTACAAGAGGGTCATCAACAGCCGGAGCGGCTGGGGCGTTCCCAGCACCCCGCTGCGCCTGGCTGCCTCCAAGGGCCACCTCCGGAGCCTGGAGGTCCTCTTGGCCCACGGGGCAGAGGTGGACAGCCTGGACGTGAAGGCCCAAACCCCGCTCTTCACGGCGGTCAGCAACGGCCACCTGGAGTGCGTGAAAgcgctgctggaggcaggggctAGTCCCTCCGGCAGCATCTACAACAACAGCTCGCCGCTGCTCACCGCAGCCAGGGACGGGGACCTTggcatcctgcagcagctcctggaccACGGCGCGGAGGCCAACGTCCACGCGAGGGTGCCCGAGTGGGCCGCCAACTCCGCCGCCTGCTCTGGCCCTCTGTACCTCGCGGCTGTCTACGGGCACCTGGCGTGCttcaggatgctgctgctctaCGGCGCCGATCCCAACTACAACTGCACCGAAGAGAAGATGATCGCGCGCATCAAGGAGCCCAAGACTCTGCTGGAAATCTGCCTGAGGCACGGCTGCCGGCGTGAGTTCATCAAGCTGCTCCTCGACTTTGGAGCCGACGTCTATTTGCCAAAAGTCACGGTGGAAAAGATGCCACCCGGTAGCGAgggcctggagctgctgttgcagGCGAGAG CTCATCCCAAATCCTTGATGTCTCAGTCCAGGCTGGCGGTGAGGCGCCTCCTGAAGCAGGCTGGCCACGCGCAGGCCCTCGGCGAGCTGGACATCCCCCCGGTGCTGGTGAGCTACCTCCGACATCAGCTTTAG